The following coding sequences are from one Macaca mulatta isolate MMU2019108-1 chromosome 7, T2T-MMU8v2.0, whole genome shotgun sequence window:
- the BLOC1S6 gene encoding biogenesis of lysosome-related organelles complex 1 subunit 6 isoform X1 yields the protein MSVPGPSSPDGALTRPPYCLEAGEPTPGLSDTSPDEGLIEDLTVEDKAVEQLAEGLLSHYLPDLQRSKQALQELTQNQVVLLDTLEQEISKFKECHSMLDINALFAEAKHYHAKLVNIRKEMLMLHEKTSKLKKRALKLQQKRQKEELEREQQREKEFEREKQLTARPAKRT from the exons ATGAGTGTCCCTGGGCCGTCGTCTCCGGACGGGGCCCTGACACGGCCACCCTACTGCCTGGAGGCCGGGGAGCCGACCCCTG GTTTAAGTGACACTTCTCCAGATGAAGGGTTAATAGAGGACTTGACTGTAGAAGACAAAGCTGTGGAGCAACTGGCAGAAGGATTGCTTTCTCATTATTTGCCAGATCTGCAGAGATCAAAACAAGCCCTCCAGGAACTCAC ACAGAACCAAGTTGTATTGTTAGACACACTGGAACAAGAGATTTCAAAATTTAAAGAATGTCATTCTATGTTGGATATTAATGCTTTG TTTGCTGAGGCTAAACACTATCATGCCAAGTTGGTGAATATAAGAAAAGAGATGCTGATGCTTCATGAAAAAACATCAAAGTTAAAa aaaaGAGCCCTTAAACTGCAGCAGAAGAGGCAAAAAGAAGAGTTGGAAAGGGAGCAGCAACGAGAGAAGGAgtttgaaagagaaaagcagttaaCTGCCAGACCAGCCAAAAGGACGTGA
- the BLOC1S6 gene encoding biogenesis of lysosome-related organelles complex 1 subunit 6 isoform X2 yields the protein MSVPGPSSPDGALTRPPYCLEAGEPTPGLSDTSPDEGLIEDLTVEDKAVEQLAEGLLSHYLPDLQRSKQALQELTQNQVVLLDTLEQEISKFKECHSMLDINALFAEAKHYHAKLVNIRKEMLMLHEKTSKLKLRRNASCLITPTPGKEVSEPFEQLNFIRSSIAFW from the exons ATGAGTGTCCCTGGGCCGTCGTCTCCGGACGGGGCCCTGACACGGCCACCCTACTGCCTGGAGGCCGGGGAGCCGACCCCTG GTTTAAGTGACACTTCTCCAGATGAAGGGTTAATAGAGGACTTGACTGTAGAAGACAAAGCTGTGGAGCAACTGGCAGAAGGATTGCTTTCTCATTATTTGCCAGATCTGCAGAGATCAAAACAAGCCCTCCAGGAACTCAC ACAGAACCAAGTTGTATTGTTAGACACACTGGAACAAGAGATTTCAAAATTTAAAGAATGTCATTCTATGTTGGATATTAATGCTTTG TTTGCTGAGGCTAAACACTATCATGCCAAGTTGGTGAATATAAGAAAAGAGATGCTGATGCTTCATGAAAAAACATCAAAGTTAAAa TTAAGAAGAAATGCCAGCTGTTTAATCACACCTACCCCTGGAAAAGAGGTGAGTGAGCCTTTTGAACAGTTGAATTTCATCAGAAGCTCTATAGCTTTTTGGTGA
- the BLOC1S6 gene encoding biogenesis of lysosome-related organelles complex 1 subunit 6 isoform X4 — protein MSVPGPSSPDGALTRPPYCLEAGEPTPGLSDTSPDEGLIEDLTVEDKAVEQLAEGLLSHYLPDLQRSKQALQELTQNQVVLLDTLEQEISKFKECHSMLDINALFAEAKHYHAKLVNIRKEMLMLHEKTSKLKLRRNASCLITPTPGKETECDGSHL, from the exons ATGAGTGTCCCTGGGCCGTCGTCTCCGGACGGGGCCCTGACACGGCCACCCTACTGCCTGGAGGCCGGGGAGCCGACCCCTG GTTTAAGTGACACTTCTCCAGATGAAGGGTTAATAGAGGACTTGACTGTAGAAGACAAAGCTGTGGAGCAACTGGCAGAAGGATTGCTTTCTCATTATTTGCCAGATCTGCAGAGATCAAAACAAGCCCTCCAGGAACTCAC ACAGAACCAAGTTGTATTGTTAGACACACTGGAACAAGAGATTTCAAAATTTAAAGAATGTCATTCTATGTTGGATATTAATGCTTTG TTTGCTGAGGCTAAACACTATCATGCCAAGTTGGTGAATATAAGAAAAGAGATGCTGATGCTTCATGAAAAAACATCAAAGTTAAAa TTAAGAAGAAATGCCAGCTGTTTAATCACACCTACCCCTGGAAAAGAG
- the BLOC1S6 gene encoding biogenesis of lysosome-related organelles complex 1 subunit 6 isoform X3, with protein MSVPGPSSPDGALTRPPYCLEAGEPTPGLSDTSPDEGLIEDLTVEDKAVEQLAEGLLSHYLPDLQRSKQALQELTQNQVVLLDTLEQEISKFKECHSMLDINALFAEAKHYHAKLVNIRKEMLMLHEKTSKLKLRRNASCLITPTPGKEFGLWTGHGGLWRRDERL; from the exons ATGAGTGTCCCTGGGCCGTCGTCTCCGGACGGGGCCCTGACACGGCCACCCTACTGCCTGGAGGCCGGGGAGCCGACCCCTG GTTTAAGTGACACTTCTCCAGATGAAGGGTTAATAGAGGACTTGACTGTAGAAGACAAAGCTGTGGAGCAACTGGCAGAAGGATTGCTTTCTCATTATTTGCCAGATCTGCAGAGATCAAAACAAGCCCTCCAGGAACTCAC ACAGAACCAAGTTGTATTGTTAGACACACTGGAACAAGAGATTTCAAAATTTAAAGAATGTCATTCTATGTTGGATATTAATGCTTTG TTTGCTGAGGCTAAACACTATCATGCCAAGTTGGTGAATATAAGAAAAGAGATGCTGATGCTTCATGAAAAAACATCAAAGTTAAAa TTAAGAAGAAATGCCAGCTGTTTAATCACACCTACCCCTGGAAAAGAG TTTGGTTTGTGGACTGGCCATGGTGGCTTATGGAGAAGAGATGAGCGTTTGTGA